The window TTAGTTAAAAAGATCTTTGTTTCCTTCATTAGCTACTAGATGTTTCGTTTCATTTCATTAACATTTCTTTTCCTTGCCAGGGTCATGTAGCTCCATCTTCATCTGACTCTGGATCATCAGGGAATCTGATAATTGACTTCTACTGGGTACGCATTGTTAAATATACATGTGTTCGATAACAAAATTGCATGCTTCTTTGCTGGCCCGTTCTTATAACGCACAATTTTCCAGGGTATGGAACTGTACCCTCGGATTGGCAAGTACTTTGACATCAAAGTCTTCACAAACTGTCGTTTTGGCATGATGTCCTGGGCTGTTCTTGCTGTAACCTACTGCATAAAGCAGGTCAGAATATTATAATATCTTCTCTTGtgctagtttcatattttttggtATTATTGCTCATTGATGTGTTTTTGTAATACCTTGCCTATTTAAAAATAGAAAGTCTGCATTATATAATGAAGTTATCCTTGGATTTAAGTTGATTCCTTTGAAACTTGCAGTATGAAATGAATGGCAGAGTCGCAGATTCTATGCTTGTGAATACTGCACTGATGTTGATCTATATCACTAAATTCTTTTGGTGGGAATCTGGATATTGGTGTACCATGGACATTGCTCACGACAGAGGTATACAGCTCTATTGTGGGTTTAAGTGCAATTGTTTTCTCGCTAAATGATATATGATTATTTTATCCACTAGCTATCTTTTCATCGAAAATTCTGCATGCAtgttcaatttgcttcacaTTGATAATTTTTCTTCTTAAAAACTAATGTTCAATTTGTTTCACATTGATAATTTTTCTTATTAAAAAAAGTGAAATAAGATTCTATTTGAACAACATTAACTTCATGTGTGGAAGTGCTCACATAATGTAATTACTTGAATATGGTCACAAAACTGCAAGCTATGTTGGTTGTCTACTGCCACATGTAATGAAGAAAGGATTGTTGTGATAATTTAATAAACTCAAAGGACAAGCGATATTATCAAAattaaccaaaaaaaaaatagaccAACCTAGGAGGAACGAGGCAgctttgtattaagaagaaataACCATCAGAATTCGCCTCAACAGGGGCTTGAACTTGGACTGGGCGTACATTCTCACTCTCAAGCCTCAACTAACTGATCCTAACTCAGTTTGTATGTAATAAACATAGAATTTTGGTGTACACACATAatagatctttttttttctcgaacaagTAGAAGAGCTGTGTATCATTGTATACATAGAAGAAAAGAGTCATACATAGACCCGAACACACCCCACACACCCACATAATAGATCATTTTTAATAAGATCACAACCATTTCACTGCCGTAGAATCATCGGGCACTAGGCAAAATCCTTATTAAAATTGATCCTGCCGAACAAGGATTTTGAACTCTTTAGATAGTAAATGCTAAATGATTTAGAATCTATTTAAAAACAATGATAAAAGGAGTTTATATAGTTATATAAGGGCCTGAACCATCAATTCCATTGGTGTGTGAATCAAAAGCATTGATGGATGGCCCTACTATAATGAACATGTTTCTTTGTTTCTTCTATAGCACAACTGTTCCAGGGAAATAGTGGATTCATAAGAAACCCTCATAACTTGCTTGGTGATATATTAGATAAGTTTGTATAAAAAAATTAGTTTTAAATTTATGAAGTGCACTCTATTTTCCTATCTATTTTTATCATCAATATTTTATTGTTCTCATTATTTTTCTGACATGATTTCCCACCAGCTGGTTTCTATATTTGCTGGGGATGCTTGGTTTGGGTTCCATCCATATACACCTCTCCTGGAATGTACCTTGTAAACCACCCTGTGAATTTGGGTCCGCAGGTTCTCTCCGAAAGCCTTTTCTTTGATATACTTATCTGTACCTTGTAGtttcccctttttttttgaaagctatACAGTCGGGGagaaacccccccccccctggtaagatatatttttttaaaaaaaaagggaaactaTACAAGGACCCCCACCTTGTAATTTCTTGATATGCTGTTTGCTTTCTATCCATTCTTATTTACAAGCTTAATCTCAAAGGCTTATTTTGTCCTGTGCAAATATTTCTGCAGCTAGCACTCTCAATTCTTCTTGCTGGAATTTTGTGCATATACATAAACTATGATTGTGACCGCCAGCGCCAAGAATTTCGACGGACGAATGGGAAATGCTCAGTCTGGGGCAAGGCTCCATCCAAGGTTAGAACATATTGACCTAACTGGTTCCAAAATTAATCCATAGTAATTTCATGCCTTAATTGCTTCTCTTTTGGAGCAAAATTTCAGATTGTTGCCTCGTATCAGACTACAAAGGGAGAAACTAAAACCAGTCTTCTCTTGACTTCTGGATGGTGAGTTTGAGAATTCTTTACATGGTTCGTAGAAAATTTTGTAACCATGTGTTTGAATGAAAAGTAACTGTCACGAATTTTGTTATCTATTTTAACAGGTGGGGCCTGTCACGTCACTTCCACTACGTCCCAGAAATATTATCTGCATTTTTCTGGACTGTTCCTGCTCTTTTCAGTCATGTAAGCTTGTCTAGATTGTGCTGCACGACAAATTTATTCAGAATTGTTGTAACTTGGTCCTTTTGTGTTTGCAGTTCCTACCATACTTCTACGTGATCTTTCTTACAATATTATTGTTTGACCGAGCAAAGAGGGATGATGATCGGTGCTCATCAAAGTAAGTAAACATGACAATTGCTAACAGATCAGTTAAATATTTGTGTTTCTTCTTTGTTAGCATTGGCACAAGATTAATGTTCATTTTAGAAATATTGTACCCATTCTATCAAGAAAGATTAATGTTCCAGGATACTTAGTTACAAATTCAGCACTTTGTATATCTCTGATAAATAATCTGATGCAAGTTGCCTCCGTTCCCACAGGTATGGAAAGTTCTGGAAGATGTACTGCAACAAAGTACCTTACAGGGTCATCCCTGGCATTTACTGAGCATCTAAGATGCTACAACTCTCTCTAGCTCAGCAGATGCTTCCAGTCTTCAACTTCATCTGCTACAGCTTGTGTAACTTCGATGCCATTAGCTTCCCTTGTATGCAGTATTAGATGTAGGCAGATTGGCATCTACCTTGAATGTGATGTACTCAGGACTGGAACAGCTGCTTTTGTTGTTTCTTTCGCCGTTCCTAGTACGGGAGGAATTAAAGTGCAGGACAGTCTGCCTTGTCGGGTATTTTTCGCTTAGAGTCACAAGGCAGCACAACAATAAGGCCCCTGTGCTCGCTTGAATAATACTGTGCTGCACGAAATGTAACTATAGTTGCTATGGTTCAAATATTTTATCTTTGCCGAAACATTTTGTGCATGATGATATTTAGTATGGGTTTGTAATACCTTGTATGCTGGTGCTGTTTGCTTCTTAGTTCAGCTAGTTGGAGTTCCTGTTTGCAACATGTTGCTTGAGAAAAAAGTGTTGACTTGCCAGGTTGGAGTTTCAGCTAGTTCAAATAATGCATTTGTtttgttattttattttaatAACATGCATCAGTGATATCTTAAAGATCGTCTGTATTCATCCGTTCCACGAAGACCGTTCATTTAGAAAAATTGAGACATATTACTAGTACTTAAAAATAATCATATGACCTCTAATTAATTATAGAGGTGGTGATTGAAGACTAATGtttatttggttttctagaTACTCAATAAATACAAATGTATGGAACCAGAAAAGTAACATTTATTTAAACATTTGATTAGCTCCATGCCTTCCCAATGCAATTGTTTCTTAGTATTTGTTATTGTTTTAATTAGATGGATTTTACTACAATCTAAACAAATAGCATTTGTGAGACAAAATTTGAAGGCTAAACAGTCTTTGCGGAACGGAGGGAACGGAGAGAGCTTGTGGTACACTAAGCGGTTCATCTCTTTGTTCAGGAGTCACAATGAGTGCTTAACAAGAAAAAGGGACTCAAAAAATTAGGCAAAAGGCACAATTTTAACTAAGGATGTGACCAGCTATCGTTCTAAtacaatacatacataatatgcTTGAGTctgaaatatatataaaaaagaggTGCGCTATTACTTGAAACATCATAACATATGCCtaaatatttgtatatataaatGTAGAGGGGACTATCTGTGTGCATCGTTAAAGATGAATCTCGTGGGACATGCTCATgttcattgttttttttttggaaaagagaaattttattaatttcaagtttGATATATCGAGGTGATACATCGCGTTGAAAAGTTCCCGGCCTCTGCCCTAATGACACACAAACCTACAAAAGTTTTAGATAGAAACCAAGCACACTAATAACTGTCAATCCTAAGACTAGATTGTCACCCATACACCTGGGCGAAAAAGTCCTTGGCCACCTGGGTCAAAAAATGCGACGCGACCACAAGAGTGTCCTGCGAAAAATGCCGTTGTAGGATAGTCCATGTTCGTAGCCAATGTATAGTCGCGAAGATAACCTGCAAGAAAGAATGTTTTTTGTTATCAAAAACCACTGTATTTCTGCAACGCCAAACAGACCAGCAGAGGCCTGCAGCACCTACAAGGACAagtggtttgtaatcatttggTATACCATTCAACCAGTTTCCAAACATATTAGATACACTACTTGGTTTAGGCAATCCCCAAGCCGCGTAGACCGAGGCCCATACCAACCATGTAAAGCGGCAATCAAGGAAGAGATGTTGTATTGTCTCATCTTTTTGATAAAAGCAGTACTGTTGGCTTCCTTGCCAATTACGTCTTGCtaggttgtcttttgtaagTATGACTCCCCGTTTTAGGTACCATAGAAAGATCTTGATCTTGAGTGGGATTTTAAGTTTCCATAtccttttgtttgtatttgggaTATTCTGATGTATTAGTCCGAGGCGATGTGATTTTACTGTAAAAATACATGTCTGGTCTAAATTCCATTTGAACTCATCCCGTTCGTGGTTAAGTGTAATGTTAGCTAGACGTGCAGCAAGGTTATTCCACATTACTAATTTGCTGCCTATTAGATCTCTTCGCCAAGATAGATTGGGGGTATCTGAACTCAGTACCTCAGCCACCGTATCCTGTTTTAAAGTTGCGGGTATTGTTCGCGAAGGGATCTATTACCTAACCATGCACCTTCCCAAAATCTTATCTGAGACCCATCTTTAATGATGAGGGTGCCAAATTTTATGAAGTTTGCTTTGACCTTCATTAGGCTTGCCCAGAAATGTGAATCCCCAGTCTTCCATTGGACTTGTACTAAAGGTTTATTCTCCAAGTACTTATTACGTAGGATTTGCTGCCAAGTACTATCTGTCGTTAGAAGACGGAATAGCCACTTACTGAGCAGAGCAATGTTTTTAAGCTCTAGATTTTGTATTCCTAGGCCTCCCTGATCCTTAGGTTGACACAGAATACTCCACTTTGCCAAACGGTATTTTCTTTTGTGCTCATCACTTTGCCAAAAAAACCTAGACCGAAAGTAATCCAGCTTTTTATGAACCCCTTTTGGGATTTCAAAGAAAAACATCATGTACATGGGAAGGCTGCTAAGGACTGAATTGATAAGTGTCAATCTGCCTCCAGTTGAAAGGTTTTTCCCTTTCCAACTACTGAGACGTTGCTCAAATCTTTCTTGGATCCTAACCCAATCATTATT is drawn from Panicum virgatum strain AP13 chromosome 1N, P.virgatum_v5, whole genome shotgun sequence and contains these coding sequences:
- the LOC120655686 gene encoding 7-dehydrocholesterol reductase-like, whose product is MAKAKPSSSAAAAKPAATAAPATVHSALVTYSSMLALLSLCPPFVILLWYTMVHADGSVLKTYEHLREHGLVEGLKAIWPMPTAVAWKIIFGFGLFEAVLQLLLPGKRFEGPISPTGNVPVYKANGLQAYAVTLITYLGLWWFGIFNPAIVYDHLGEIFSALVFGSLVFCIFLYIKGHVAPSSSDSGSSGNLIIDFYWGMELYPRIGKYFDIKVFTNCRFGMMSWAVLAVTYCIKQYEMNGRVADSMLVNTALMLIYITKFFWWESGYWCTMDIAHDRAGFYICWGCLVWVPSIYTSPGMYLVNHPVNLGPQLALSILLAGILCIYINYDCDRQRQEFRRTNGKCSVWGKAPSKIVASYQTTKGETKTSLLLTSGWWGLSRHFHYVPEILSAFFWTVPALFSHFLPYFYVIFLTILLFDRAKRDDDRCSSKYGKFWKMYCNKVPYRVIPGIY